A genome region from Tolypothrix sp. PCC 7712 includes the following:
- a CDS encoding ABC transporter permease, which produces MDWWQRLKKNPLARFGAILLLIFYIAVIAADFIAPYDPYASQPNGSLLPPTKIYWNSPSGQAIGPHIYPTTQGDTNLKTGDRKLIVDFKKPSPLRLFVSGSEYRLFQLSLPLPPKWDEVTIIPGIPLNWHLFGTTGEAKFNILGTDDQGRDQFSRLVHGGRISLFIGIFGVIITYPLGLLIGGISGYFGGKIDTLIMRLAEVLMTFPSIYLLVTLGAVLPPGLSSTQRFLLIVVITSVISWAGLARVIRGQVLSIKEREFVQAARAMGGKPMYIILRHVLPQTATYIIISATLSVPSFISAEAVLSLIGLGIQQPDPSWGNMLSLASNASILVLQPWLIWPPAVLIILTVLAFNLLGDGLRDALDPRSLRR; this is translated from the coding sequence ATGGATTGGTGGCAACGACTGAAAAAGAACCCTTTGGCAAGATTTGGGGCAATTTTGCTGTTGATATTCTATATAGCAGTAATTGCAGCAGATTTCATCGCCCCTTACGATCCTTATGCTTCGCAGCCAAATGGTTCGCTGCTACCACCTACAAAAATTTATTGGAATTCACCATCAGGACAAGCGATTGGGCCTCATATTTATCCCACGACTCAGGGAGATACTAATTTAAAGACAGGCGATCGCAAACTCATTGTAGACTTCAAAAAGCCCTCACCTCTACGTTTATTTGTCTCCGGGTCAGAATACCGCCTGTTTCAACTCAGTTTACCCCTACCACCTAAATGGGACGAAGTCACTATTATCCCTGGTATCCCCTTAAATTGGCATTTGTTTGGCACGACTGGAGAAGCCAAATTTAACATCTTAGGTACTGATGATCAAGGACGTGACCAATTTAGCCGTTTGGTGCATGGGGGTCGCATCAGCTTATTTATTGGGATATTTGGTGTGATTATCACCTATCCCCTGGGTTTACTCATCGGCGGGATTTCTGGTTATTTTGGCGGTAAAATTGATACCTTAATTATGCGCCTCGCAGAAGTGCTGATGACTTTCCCCAGCATTTATTTGTTAGTCACATTAGGCGCAGTATTACCACCGGGTTTAAGCAGTACTCAACGCTTTTTATTAATTGTAGTCATTACTTCCGTAATTAGTTGGGCAGGTTTAGCAAGGGTAATTCGCGGACAAGTACTATCAATTAAAGAGCGAGAATTTGTACAAGCTGCAAGAGCAATGGGAGGTAAACCAATGTATATTATCCTCCGTCACGTCTTGCCACAAACTGCCACCTATATAATTATCTCCGCCACCTTATCTGTTCCCAGCTTTATCAGCGCCGAAGCTGTGTTAAGTCTCATTGGTTTAGGAATTCAACAACCAGACCCCTCTTGGGGAAATATGCTATCTTTAGCCAGTAATGCTTCAATTTTAGTACTACAACCTTGGCTAATTTGGCCGCCAGCCGTGCTAATTATCCTCACAGTATTAGCTTTCAATTTACTAGGCGATGGGCTAAGAGATGCACTCGACCCTCGGAGTTTACGACGCTAA